From Arcticibacter tournemirensis, one genomic window encodes:
- a CDS encoding HlyD family secretion protein, protein MIWNLLKLRPKSRDNTKRSEEVSDIIDRMPTAFSNWVALAIIIFSILLVLFGWLIRYPDVVTGQIKINSNTTSVKLPANTSGKIKIFGFEAQDVVKEGDYLAIIENPANTSDVQFLASLVRKFDPNNTALHTRFIKIFPEKVSLGELNLKYYTFLSALKNMANYYKDNVYEQQRTNLEGEIKWKIKILGETEGALAISNDNLDITEKWLEKYKSINKNTVAATEFEIDERKTAYLAAKRSDQDLIKEIASIQLQIAEIKNRLSLLTVEKNEKERQIQLDLQASYHDLNDQITHWEQTYVLKAPFNGRVEFLKFWAEGQFVHAGEDVFSIVPKENKILGQVLLPAIGAGKVKIGSNVSIKLDDYPYAEYGAVKGVVKSISLITNEYKTTQSNINTYLVTVDMPNGLLTNYGDKLGFKYEIGGQADIIVKDRRLIERLFDNIKFNTK, encoded by the coding sequence ATGATCTGGAACCTGTTAAAATTGCGGCCGAAGTCGAGGGATAATACGAAGCGAAGCGAAGAAGTAAGTGATATTATAGATCGGATGCCTACGGCTTTCAGCAATTGGGTAGCTCTTGCAATAATTATTTTTTCTATCCTTCTTGTTCTATTTGGCTGGTTGATAAGATACCCGGATGTTGTAACAGGACAGATAAAAATAAACTCCAATACAACGTCAGTTAAATTGCCTGCAAATACATCTGGTAAAATAAAGATCTTTGGCTTTGAAGCTCAGGACGTCGTAAAAGAGGGTGATTATTTAGCCATTATCGAAAACCCGGCGAATACTTCAGACGTTCAATTTCTAGCATCTCTCGTCCGGAAATTCGATCCTAATAATACAGCGCTACATACTCGGTTCATTAAGATTTTCCCGGAAAAGGTTTCATTAGGGGAACTGAATTTGAAATATTATACATTTCTGTCTGCTCTGAAAAATATGGCAAACTATTATAAAGACAATGTTTATGAGCAACAGCGCACTAACCTGGAGGGAGAAATAAAATGGAAAATCAAAATATTGGGCGAGACGGAGGGGGCCCTTGCAATTTCAAATGATAACCTGGATATTACAGAAAAGTGGCTGGAAAAATATAAATCAATAAATAAAAACACTGTTGCTGCTACTGAATTTGAAATAGACGAACGTAAAACGGCATATTTAGCAGCTAAACGGAGTGATCAAGACTTGATAAAGGAGATAGCTTCAATACAGTTGCAAATAGCCGAAATCAAAAACAGACTATCTCTATTAACCGTAGAAAAGAATGAAAAGGAAAGACAAATACAGCTGGATCTGCAGGCGTCTTATCACGATTTGAATGACCAGATAACTCACTGGGAACAAACTTATGTTTTAAAAGCGCCCTTTAACGGGCGGGTAGAATTCCTGAAATTTTGGGCTGAGGGGCAGTTCGTGCATGCAGGTGAAGACGTATTTAGTATAGTTCCGAAGGAAAATAAGATCCTGGGGCAGGTTTTGCTCCCTGCTATAGGGGCTGGAAAAGTAAAAATTGGCTCTAACGTATCAATAAAACTGGACGACTACCCTTATGCCGAATACGGGGCGGTAAAAGGTGTTGTTAAATCGATATCACTGATAACCAATGAATATAAAACAACCCAAAGCAATATTAATACCTATCTGGTTACAGTGGATATGCCAAACGGACTGCTTACAAACTACGGAGATAAACTGGGTTTTAAATATGAAATTGGAGGACAAGCTGATATTATTGTAAAAGATCGTAGGCTTATAGAACGATTGTTCGATAATATAAAGTTTAATACAAAATAG
- a CDS encoding peptidase domain-containing ABC transporter gives MLLKSFPHEFQMDAKDCGPACLKIIAKYYGKYYSLQYLRDLCGITREGVSMSDISYAADKIGLRTVSVKVTIKDLVTRVVLPAIVHWNNDHFIVIYRATNKRIYVSDPAKELISYSHEQFKEKWYKSEGSYGVLMILDPMANFKQIEAHEKIERLKSFENLLGYFTPYKKAFGTLFLIMFIATILQAFLPFISKAVIDTGIRTRDVNFVYMVLVANIVLLLSITLSNILRDWVLLHVTTRVNISLISDYLMKLMKLPVSFFENKLVGDILQRAYDHERIRYFIMNNSLGMVFSSITFVIFSAILMIFNKTLFFMFLGGSIVYVLWLFLFLKIRRKLDWEYFDLLSKDRSYWVETIENIQEIKINNYEDQKRWKWEAIQARLYKLNVKILNINNAQMLGAQFINNLQNMAITFFCAIAVINGSITFGIMISTQFIIGMLNGPIAQLVGFIQSAQYAKISFMRINEIHQLRDEDDMVSISANSMELPKDKSIIVKNLSFAYSPHAPLILKGIYLTIPAGKVTAVVGDSGCGKSTLLKLLLRLYLPSFGEVCIGDMNINNVSLRQWRAKCGSVMQDGKVFNDTIQNNIVLNDEKVDYEALQRATDIANISKEIEAMPQGYQTMIGEMGRGLSGGQKQRLLIARALYKNPDYLFLDEATNALDTINEQKIVTALNNVFKNRTVIVIAHRLSTIKKADQIIVMKAGMVAEVGDHDMLMSRHEHYYELIQSQYDLEPVKIAAEVEG, from the coding sequence ATGCTGTTGAAATCTTTTCCCCACGAATTTCAGATGGACGCTAAAGATTGCGGTCCTGCCTGTTTGAAGATAATTGCTAAATACTATGGTAAATATTATTCTTTACAATATCTGAGAGATTTATGTGGAATTACCCGGGAAGGTGTATCGATGTCAGATATCAGCTATGCCGCTGACAAGATTGGATTGAGGACTGTGTCTGTTAAGGTTACAATTAAAGATTTAGTAACAAGAGTGGTTTTACCGGCAATTGTTCACTGGAATAACGATCATTTTATTGTCATCTACCGGGCTACAAACAAAAGAATATACGTATCCGATCCAGCGAAAGAGCTTATTTCATATTCTCACGAACAATTCAAAGAAAAGTGGTATAAAAGCGAGGGCTCTTATGGGGTATTAATGATCTTAGATCCTATGGCCAATTTTAAACAGATTGAAGCCCATGAAAAAATAGAACGACTGAAAAGTTTTGAGAACCTGCTTGGTTATTTCACTCCATACAAAAAAGCTTTTGGTACCCTGTTCCTGATTATGTTTATAGCTACGATATTGCAGGCATTCCTGCCGTTTATCTCAAAAGCTGTAATTGATACAGGAATCCGTACACGAGATGTAAATTTTGTGTATATGGTACTTGTAGCCAATATTGTTTTGCTGCTAAGTATTACATTGTCAAATATTCTGAGGGACTGGGTGTTACTTCATGTTACCACCCGTGTCAATATTTCATTAATTTCAGACTATCTCATGAAACTTATGAAGCTGCCAGTCTCTTTTTTCGAGAACAAGCTGGTGGGGGACATATTGCAGCGGGCATATGACCACGAGCGTATTCGCTATTTTATTATGAATAACTCCCTGGGCATGGTATTCTCTTCTATCACTTTTGTTATTTTTAGTGCCATCCTAATGATTTTTAATAAGACTCTTTTTTTTATGTTTTTAGGCGGGAGTATTGTGTATGTACTGTGGTTGTTCCTGTTTCTAAAGATAAGACGTAAGCTAGACTGGGAGTATTTTGATTTATTATCCAAAGATCGAAGTTATTGGGTTGAAACGATCGAAAATATTCAGGAAATAAAAATTAATAACTACGAAGATCAGAAGCGCTGGAAATGGGAAGCTATACAAGCACGTCTTTACAAATTAAATGTTAAGATATTAAATATCAATAATGCTCAAATGCTGGGAGCGCAGTTTATAAACAACTTACAAAACATGGCTATCACGTTTTTCTGTGCCATCGCAGTAATTAATGGTAGCATTACATTCGGGATTATGATATCTACCCAGTTCATTATTGGTATGCTCAATGGCCCCATTGCTCAATTGGTAGGATTTATACAGTCGGCACAGTATGCAAAGATCAGTTTCATGAGAATCAACGAGATTCACCAGCTAAGAGATGAAGATGATATGGTATCGATATCCGCCAATAGTATGGAGCTACCTAAAGATAAAAGTATTATCGTTAAGAATCTTTCATTTGCTTATTCTCCTCATGCTCCGCTGATTTTGAAAGGAATCTATTTAACTATACCGGCAGGAAAAGTAACAGCAGTAGTAGGCGATAGTGGTTGCGGAAAATCCACTTTATTAAAGCTTTTGCTACGACTTTATCTCCCCTCCTTTGGAGAAGTTTGTATTGGGGATATGAATATCAACAATGTAAGTTTGCGCCAGTGGAGGGCAAAGTGTGGAAGTGTGATGCAGGACGGAAAGGTATTTAACGATACCATTCAGAACAATATCGTTCTGAACGACGAAAAAGTAGATTATGAAGCTTTACAGCGCGCTACTGATATTGCCAACATCTCAAAAGAAATAGAAGCTATGCCGCAAGGGTACCAGACCATGATAGGGGAAATGGGGCGTGGGTTGAGCGGCGGACAAAAGCAGCGCCTGCTGATAGCAAGGGCATTATATAAAAACCCCGACTATCTTTTTTTAGACGAAGCAACTAATGCCCTGGATACGATTAATGAACAAAAGATAGTAACTGCCTTAAATAATGTATTTAAAAACCGGACGGTAATAGTAATTGCCCATAGGCTGAGTACAATTAAGAAAGCTGATCAAATTATCGTGATGAAAGCTGGTATGGTTGCAGAGGTGGGCGACCACGATATGTTAATGAGTAGACATGAGCACTATTACGAATTAATTCAAAGCCAATATGATCTGGAACCTGTTAAAATTGCGGCCGAAGTCGAGGGATAA
- a CDS encoding DDE-type integrase/transposase/recombinase, giving the protein MIVSQFNHMVPSSTLLSWMGMPGSVYYYKNRNGKRGAKPSTHTFKLDGSRVENQVVVEEIKDILSQEFCCYGYENVTQELRKQEYYINEKKVYRLMDEQNLLLGKVIRTSGKRKFVQHRKIQASYPMEYLCLDIKYIYVHADKRNYYLLTILDVFSRKTVDQIFQKSIRQLDVINAFRRIRQQYGIKGVTIRNDNGSQFIANSVKQYLRAAEANQEFTHIATPEENSYIEAFHSIVQREVVDRFEFDSFYHAKHTLAAHRSWYDNRRNHRNIGMTPLQKWEQNIHITEKKRAERTELQDINKMASELSPDINKYYTTNSLLLSNL; this is encoded by the coding sequence ATGATCGTCTCTCAGTTCAATCATATGGTTCCTTCCAGCACGCTTTTATCCTGGATGGGTATGCCTGGCAGTGTGTATTATTATAAAAACAGAAACGGTAAGCGGGGTGCAAAGCCCAGTACCCATACTTTTAAACTAGATGGCTCCAGGGTGGAAAACCAGGTAGTAGTTGAAGAAATAAAAGACATTTTATCGCAGGAATTCTGTTGTTACGGTTATGAAAATGTCACCCAGGAGTTGCGTAAACAGGAATATTATATCAATGAGAAAAAGGTCTACCGGTTAATGGATGAACAGAACCTCTTATTAGGCAAAGTGATCCGGACAAGCGGAAAACGCAAGTTCGTTCAGCACCGTAAGATTCAGGCCTCTTATCCAATGGAATATCTTTGCTTGGATATTAAATACATCTATGTGCATGCCGATAAACGAAATTATTACCTGTTAACCATTCTGGATGTATTTTCCCGAAAAACGGTTGATCAGATCTTTCAGAAAAGCATCCGGCAGTTGGATGTAATTAACGCTTTCAGAAGAATCAGGCAGCAATACGGTATCAAAGGAGTTACTATCAGAAATGATAATGGATCCCAGTTTATCGCTAACAGCGTGAAGCAATACTTAAGAGCTGCCGAAGCTAATCAGGAGTTTACTCACATTGCTACACCAGAAGAAAACTCTTATATCGAGGCTTTCCACAGCATTGTTCAGCGGGAAGTGGTAGACCGGTTTGAGTTCGACAGCTTTTATCACGCAAAGCACACACTTGCAGCGCACCGCTCCTGGTACGATAACAGAAGAAATCACCGAAACATTGGTATGACCCCGTTACAGAAGTGGGAACAGAATATTCATATAACCGAAAAGAAAAGGGCAGAAAGAACGGAACTACAAGATATCAATAAAATGGCCTCCGAATTATCCCCAGATATAAACAAATATTACACAACTAATTCATTATTATTGTCCAACTTATAA
- a CDS encoding transposase, whose amino-acid sequence MKRERRAFTPEDRLSIIQEGEREGITSTCRKYNLAPSLYARWKKKYQSKGMEGLKPAYHRVDPEVRALEEENERLKRIIARQALEIEVKSELLKKTPIQTKTRR is encoded by the coding sequence ATGAAAAGAGAAAGAAGGGCGTTCACCCCTGAAGACAGGCTTTCTATCATTCAAGAAGGCGAACGAGAGGGAATCACATCCACTTGCCGTAAGTATAATTTAGCACCCTCACTGTATGCCAGATGGAAGAAGAAGTATCAGAGTAAAGGCATGGAAGGTTTGAAGCCAGCCTATCACCGGGTGGATCCGGAGGTAAGAGCTCTGGAAGAGGAGAATGAGCGGTTAAAACGGATCATTGCCAGACAGGCCCTGGAGATAGAAGTAAAATCTGAGCTTTTAAAAAAAACTCCCATTCAAACCAAGACAAGAAGATGA
- a CDS encoding lanthionine synthetase LanC family protein has product MKKRIIKLSNIFVMTENYVSNIGLTSGKMGIIMFLYYSSRIVNCKSYQDLADSLMDKLFEDIKSNTNFSFSNGLAGLPFAINRLVKDKFIDADPDDIFIQLDKKIHSGYERRNINDFAEDFPLFSYGLYLLERNIYNNNESEMEEAGRQGVDVALTICEEVYNSNFVFNNRTLAYTNSVLYFLIRLNGNQHYYKRSNLIIELIMSKIVMY; this is encoded by the coding sequence ATGAAAAAAAGGATCATTAAGCTATCTAATATTTTCGTAATGACTGAAAATTATGTATCAAATATTGGTTTAACAAGTGGTAAAATGGGCATTATTATGTTCCTGTATTATTCTTCCAGGATAGTGAACTGCAAGTCATATCAGGATTTGGCAGATAGCCTGATGGACAAGTTATTTGAAGATATAAAGTCAAATACAAACTTTTCATTTTCTAACGGTTTAGCCGGGCTTCCTTTTGCTATAAATCGTCTCGTTAAAGATAAATTTATAGATGCTGATCCTGACGACATATTTATCCAGCTGGATAAAAAAATCCATTCAGGGTATGAAAGAAGAAATATAAACGATTTTGCGGAGGATTTCCCTCTATTCTCGTATGGGTTATATCTTCTTGAAAGAAACATTTATAATAATAACGAATCGGAAATGGAGGAGGCCGGAAGGCAAGGAGTAGACGTGGCATTAACTATTTGCGAAGAAGTATACAATTCCAACTTTGTCTTCAATAACAGAACTTTGGCATATACAAATTCCGTATTGTATTTTCTGATAAGGCTGAATGGGAATCAGCACTATTACAAACGATCAAATTTAATTATTGAATTGATAATGTCTAAGATAGTGATGTACTAG
- a CDS encoding glycosyltransferase family 2 protein has translation MKKGFSVIMPTYNQASFIRRAILSLQRQTYQNWELIIINDGCTDETEFFIADFLIDPRIRYIKNGSNKGLGRAINQGLELAEYGYIAYLPSDDFYYKNHLESLMSVFEKYPETFLAFSGIRTQTGDTMVNAPDKESVVLKPGHTLQLVQVAHKRNKERWVERGEWVSHNLLDMYWRKLLTSGSIVATHEVSCFWTDHPNQRHKIAGERFGGGLNQYRAFYKVKKPINMRMSKYKEIDENQLYKNFRDKNQVKPGCLKILIVGELAYNSERIYALEQAGHKLYGLWISKPGYTFNTVGHLPFGNVTDLPCDNWQESINEIKPDVIYALLNFVAVDLAYDVLKANPDIPFVWHFKEGPSICLNFGQWDKLIYLYTYSDGKIYLNETAKKWYQQFTPQMGLDYIMDGDLPKSDYFKDDFSEKLSIIDGHVHTVIVGRMIGISPADMKVLADNNVHVHLYTENYHNCREGFNNEMARVAPNHFHIHPHCSAQDWTKEFSRYDAGWLHFLSSDNNGELLLVSWDDLNIPARISTYASAGLPVILKNNAQHTIAVQTKVRSLDFGFFFNDMGDLVSQLSNKSKIGCLTENAIKSRYLFSFDHYTEDLISFFRKVISFKKDKNEKKDH, from the coding sequence ATGAAAAAAGGCTTTTCCGTTATTATGCCTACTTATAATCAAGCGTCTTTTATAAGGAGGGCAATATTAAGTTTGCAGCGACAAACATATCAAAACTGGGAACTTATCATTATAAATGATGGCTGCACTGATGAAACCGAATTTTTTATAGCTGATTTCTTAATAGATCCTAGGATACGGTATATAAAAAACGGTAGCAATAAAGGACTCGGACGGGCCATCAACCAAGGGTTGGAGCTTGCGGAGTATGGATATATCGCTTACCTGCCATCTGATGATTTTTATTATAAAAACCATTTAGAATCACTCATGAGCGTATTTGAAAAGTATCCGGAGACATTTTTAGCCTTCAGCGGTATCAGAACTCAAACGGGCGACACAATGGTTAACGCTCCGGATAAGGAGTCTGTGGTGTTAAAACCAGGACATACATTACAGCTTGTACAGGTAGCTCACAAAAGGAATAAAGAACGATGGGTCGAGCGTGGTGAGTGGGTTTCTCATAATTTACTCGACATGTATTGGAGGAAACTATTGACGAGTGGCAGCATTGTGGCAACTCACGAGGTATCATGCTTCTGGACTGATCATCCTAACCAAAGGCACAAAATTGCCGGTGAGAGATTTGGTGGGGGACTTAATCAGTACCGGGCTTTTTATAAAGTGAAAAAGCCAATAAATATGAGAATGTCAAAGTATAAAGAAATTGATGAAAATCAGTTATATAAAAATTTCAGAGATAAAAACCAGGTTAAACCTGGCTGTTTAAAAATACTCATTGTGGGAGAGCTTGCTTATAATTCTGAACGTATTTATGCTTTAGAACAGGCAGGACATAAATTATATGGCTTATGGATATCAAAACCTGGTTATACTTTCAATACAGTCGGTCATCTGCCTTTTGGTAACGTAACTGATTTGCCATGCGACAACTGGCAAGAGAGTATAAATGAGATTAAGCCTGATGTTATATATGCGCTTTTAAATTTTGTCGCAGTTGATCTCGCTTATGATGTATTAAAAGCTAACCCTGATATACCATTTGTTTGGCACTTTAAAGAGGGGCCGTCAATCTGCCTGAATTTTGGCCAATGGGACAAATTAATATATCTATATACATATTCAGATGGTAAAATCTATTTGAATGAAACTGCTAAAAAGTGGTATCAGCAATTTACCCCTCAAATGGGTCTGGATTATATTATGGATGGAGATTTGCCAAAAAGCGACTATTTCAAAGATGACTTTTCGGAAAAGCTTTCAATAATAGATGGACACGTCCATACTGTTATAGTTGGACGTATGATAGGTATAAGTCCGGCAGACATGAAAGTACTAGCCGACAATAATGTTCACGTTCATTTATACACAGAGAACTATCATAACTGTAGAGAAGGATTTAACAACGAAATGGCGAGGGTTGCCCCAAATCATTTTCATATTCATCCACATTGTTCTGCTCAGGATTGGACAAAAGAATTCTCCAGATATGATGCAGGCTGGCTGCACTTTTTGTCCAGTGATAATAATGGAGAGTTACTGTTGGTGTCCTGGGATGATTTAAATATCCCGGCGCGTATTAGTACATATGCTTCGGCCGGTTTGCCTGTTATATTGAAAAACAATGCACAGCATACAATAGCTGTTCAAACAAAAGTCAGAAGCCTGGATTTTGGGTTCTTTTTTAATGACATGGGAGACTTAGTAAGTCAATTATCTAATAAAAGCAAAATCGGCTGTTTAACAGAAAATGCAATAAAATCAAGATATCTTTTCTCTTTTGACCATTATACAGAGGATCTAATATCGTTTTTCAGAAAAGTAATCAGCTTTAAAAAAGATAAAAATGAAAAAAAGGATCATTAA
- a CDS encoding glycosyltransferase family 2 protein — MKKGFSVIMPTYNQASFIRRAISSLQGQTYTNWELIIINDGCTDETEFFIADFLTDSKIKYIKNDRNEGLGCAINQGFEIAEYEYIAYLPSDDFYDKDHLESLREKLDGSEEIVLAFSGVRYDESENKGLLLYKQTEGLRPNYNLLLVQTAHKRTEDRWIERQEYVSDDLFFTFWRKLTDKGVFVPTKKITCEWTNHPNQRHRITSERFGGGLNRYRRYYKVQTPIKMRATNYKTIDENLIYKPFKEKKNLSINSLKILLVGELAYNPERIYAFEEAGHKLYGLWANPAFCFSTVGPLPFGNVEDIPYENWRERLQDINPDVVYAQLSTGAIDIAYEVMKSDTGIPFVWHFKEGPHEAMKSGLWSKLIDLYTYADGRIYLNDEIKEWFEMFIPSQAVPRPALVLDGDLPKGNCFNSEFSKKLSKKDGALHIVNIGRLIGISPADVHLLAKTNIHVHVYNENHISEEAILLQYREAAPNHFHVHPHCSQLGWVKEFSKYDAGLLHSFNSLNCGSLYRAGWSDLNLPARINTLAAAGIPMIQKSNPDHIVAMRSYVEKYNMGVFYKDIKDLVSQLKDRKKLEEIEQSVREQRLKFTFDYHVPFIIQFFREVINKTNEKRAEENSKYTFAI; from the coding sequence ATGAAAAAAGGTTTTTCAGTAATTATGCCTACTTATAATCAAGCGTCTTTTATAAGGAGGGCAATATCAAGTTTGCAAGGGCAAACATATACAAATTGGGAACTTATCATTATAAATGATGGTTGTACCGATGAAACCGAGTTCTTTATAGCCGATTTCTTAACAGATTCGAAGATCAAGTATATTAAGAACGATCGCAATGAAGGACTCGGGTGCGCCATTAATCAGGGGTTTGAGATTGCAGAATACGAATATATTGCTTATCTGCCATCCGACGATTTTTATGATAAAGACCATTTGGAATCTCTTAGAGAAAAGTTAGATGGATCAGAAGAAATTGTTCTCGCATTTAGCGGAGTAAGATATGATGAATCTGAAAACAAGGGTCTTTTGCTATACAAACAAACTGAAGGTTTAAGACCGAACTATAACCTGCTTCTTGTGCAAACAGCGCATAAGAGAACTGAAGATAGATGGATCGAGCGACAAGAATATGTGTCGGATGATTTGTTTTTTACTTTTTGGAGAAAATTAACAGACAAAGGGGTGTTTGTCCCTACTAAAAAGATAACTTGTGAATGGACTAATCATCCTAATCAACGACACAGAATTACCAGTGAAAGATTTGGAGGAGGGTTAAATCGGTACCGCCGGTATTATAAAGTGCAGACTCCTATTAAAATGCGGGCTACTAACTACAAGACGATTGATGAAAACCTGATATATAAACCATTTAAAGAAAAGAAGAATTTATCTATCAATTCTTTAAAGATACTTTTAGTCGGAGAACTGGCTTATAATCCTGAACGGATATATGCTTTTGAAGAGGCTGGCCATAAGCTATATGGTTTGTGGGCTAATCCCGCTTTTTGCTTTTCAACTGTTGGTCCCCTGCCTTTTGGCAATGTTGAAGATATTCCGTATGAAAACTGGAGGGAGAGACTTCAGGATATAAATCCTGACGTAGTTTATGCTCAGTTGAGTACCGGTGCTATTGATATTGCCTATGAGGTGATGAAGTCCGATACAGGTATTCCTTTTGTGTGGCATTTCAAGGAAGGACCTCATGAAGCAATGAAATCAGGACTATGGAGTAAGTTAATAGACCTCTATACATACGCTGATGGTAGAATTTACCTTAATGATGAGATTAAGGAATGGTTTGAGATGTTCATCCCATCGCAGGCTGTACCTCGCCCTGCACTCGTCTTAGATGGAGATTTGCCAAAAGGGAATTGTTTCAACAGCGAATTTTCAAAAAAGTTATCTAAGAAAGATGGAGCATTACACATTGTTAATATAGGCAGATTAATTGGAATTAGCCCCGCGGATGTACACCTTTTAGCAAAGACTAATATTCATGTACATGTATATAACGAAAATCACATATCTGAAGAGGCGATATTGTTACAGTACAGAGAGGCCGCTCCTAATCATTTTCATGTGCACCCACATTGTTCGCAACTAGGGTGGGTTAAAGAGTTCTCTAAATACGATGCCGGATTACTGCATTCATTTAATAGCCTTAATTGTGGTTCTTTATATAGGGCCGGGTGGTCGGATTTGAATCTTCCAGCCCGAATAAATACGTTAGCTGCAGCGGGGATCCCTATGATTCAAAAAAGCAACCCGGATCATATTGTTGCTATGCGAAGCTATGTAGAGAAGTATAACATGGGTGTATTCTACAAAGACATCAAGGACCTAGTAAGCCAGCTAAAAGACAGGAAAAAATTAGAAGAGATTGAACAGAGCGTTCGCGAGCAAAGATTGAAATTTACTTTTGATTACCATGTTCCTTTTATTATACAATTTTTTAGGGAAGTAATAAACAAGACTAATGAAAAAAGAGCTGAGGAAAATAGCAAATACACTTTTGCTATATAG